In Paramisgurnus dabryanus chromosome 14, PD_genome_1.1, whole genome shotgun sequence, one genomic interval encodes:
- the LOC135719444 gene encoding solute carrier family 46 member 2, whose protein sequence is MSSNQMGTILTFVEPVVVINKLGTSFFEMAFTQTIYNHSLKTTDGDSDRAQMLSSRFLLIQSLVSSVAAMLSIIPLSRIADRHGPKFFLVASQIGSVLGMFMLLIFMYSEVPLEFLYLGSLLHGLSGGGPMFWAGVAALAALSSEQGKRTLKLNIVDFCFGVAGVVGGLLSGYLYQIGPSVLLSIAILLSVVAVLYSVFLLSDVRSSESESEPLMSQFESVNRMDKISVGMLMVAMMVFMVGMIGAENVLQLYVLKPPLSWDSVWAGYGRAATSAMYLSSFLGVLVLFNVLGDTALTLLGIVSNCTGMAIMAFATDSWVYFLARGIMMLACVPMPTLRAMLSKNLHPQQYGRVFGLLQLVLAVTELLSNVFFTSIYPLTLDWFAGLCFLLSGGISYISAGPIL, encoded by the exons ATGTCTTCAAATCAAATGGGAACCATTCTGACTTTCGTGGAGCCAGTGGTGGTCATTAATAAACTGGGGACCTCTTTTTTCGAGATGGCCTTTACACAGACCATATACAACCACTCGCTGAAGACAACAGATGGAGACAGCGATCGTGCACAGATGTTATCCTCACGCTTCCTTCTTATTCAAAGTTTAGTGTCCTCTGTGGCTGCCATGCTGTCCATCATACCCCTGAGCCGTATCGCTGACCGTCACGGGCCTAAATTCTTCCTGGTCGCCTCTCAGATAGGATCTGTTTTGGGCATGTTTATGCTTCTCATCTTCATGTACAGCGAGGTTCCTCTGGAGTTTCTTTATTTGGGTTCATTGTTGCACGGTTTGAGTGGAGGTGGACCGATGTTCTGGGCCGGGGTGGCTGCGCTGGCGGCCTTGAGTTCGGAGCAGGGCAAACGCACTCTTAAACTGAACATCGTGGACTTTTGTTTTGGAGTTGCAGGGGTTGTGGGTGGTCTCCTGTCTGGGTATCTGTATCAGATAGGACCCTCAGTTCTCCTCTCTATAGCGATTCTGCTCAGTGTGGTGGCAGTGCTTTACTCCGTGTTTCTCCTCTCTGATGTGAGATCTTCTGAGTCTGAGAGTGAGCCGTTGATGTCTCAGTTTGAGAGCGTGAACCGGATGGACAAAATCTCTGTAGGTATGCTGATGGTGGCCATGATGGTCTTTATGGTAGGCATGATCGGAGCGGAGAATGTACTCCAGCTGTATGTGCTAAAGCCTCCTCTCAGCTGGGATTCGGTGTGGGCAGGATATGGCCGTGCTGCCACCAGTGCCATGTACCTCAGCAGCTTCCTAGGGGTCCTGGTTCTGTTTAATGTGTTAGGGGACACAGCGCTCACTCTTTTGGGTATTGTGTCCAACTGTACTGGGATGGCTATCATGGCATTTGCCACTGATAGTTGGGTTTACTTCCTGG ccAGAGGAATCATGATGTTAGCCTGTGTTCCCATGCCAACACTGCGAGCAATGCTGTCCAAGAATCTGCATCCTCAGCAATACG GCCGAGTCTTTGGGCTGCTCCAGCTGGTTCTGGCTGTGACTGAACTTCTGTCTAATGTCTTTTTCACCTCCATCTACCCGCTGACTCTCGACTGGTTTGCTGGATTGTGCTTCCTTCTCTCCGGTGGCATTAGTTACATAAGTGCTGGCCCAATCCTGTGA